A genomic stretch from Arachis stenosperma cultivar V10309 chromosome 3, arast.V10309.gnm1.PFL2, whole genome shotgun sequence includes:
- the LOC130969994 gene encoding beta-glucosidase 12-like codes for MAMAFHNNNLNLLLFGVFPLLVRLSVTTTIASSPILDVSSLNRSSFPAGFVFGTATSSYQVEGAWNEDGKGASTWDNLTHSHPEQIEDRSTGDIAIDHYHRYKEDIKIMKDMNTDAYRFSISWARILPKGKVSGGINQEGIAHYNKLINELLANGMQPFVTLFHWDLPQALQDEYKGFNSPNITKDFEEYADICFKNFGERVKHWITLNEPWTYSMRMEQPYMSSHYQLLAHAAAVKLYKTKYQASQKGLIGITLNSNWFIPFSNKTIDEKAAQRALDFQFGWFMDPLTKGDYPKSMRTYVGNRLPKFTEEEAKILIGSYDFIGINYYTSNYAAHLTKPFDRTKPPMYATDPQCDITSERDGRPIGQRAASHWLYVYPKGIEKLLLYTMEKYNNPLIYITENGMDEFNDPTLTVEEALMDTYRIDYYYRHLYHVLQAIKGGANVKGYFAWTFSDNFEWNSGYNQRFGLVFIDYKDNLKRHQKLSARWFGNFLKRN; via the exons ATGGCTATGGCATTTCATAACAATAATCTAAATCTTCTCCTCTTTGGTGTGTTCCCTCTTCTTGTTCGCTTGTCGGTAACAACCACCATAGCCAGTTCGCCGATTCTCGACGTTTCTTCGCTAAATCGAAGCAGTTTTCCGGCAGGTTTCGTCTTTGGAACTGCCACTTCTTCCTATCAG GTTGAGGGTGCTTGGAATGAAGATGGTAAAGGAGCAAGTACATGGGACAACTTAACTCATAGTCATCCAG AACAAATAGAAGATAGAAGCACTGGGGATATAGCTATTGATCACTATCATCGCTATAAG GAGGATATTAAGATCATGAAGGATATGAACACCGATGCTTATAGATTCTCCATTTCTTGGGCAAGAATATTACCAA AAGGGAAAGTTAGTGGGGGTATAAATCAAGAAGGCATCGCTCATTACAACAAACTTATCAACGAGCTACTAGCCAATG GAATGCAACCATTTGTAACCCTTTTTCATTGGGATCTTCCACAAGCCTTGCAAGATGAGTACAAGGGCTTTAACAGCCCTAATATTAC AAAGGATTTTGAAGAGTATGCAGATATctgtttcaaaaattttggagagAGAGTGAAGCATTGGATTACTCTGAATGAGCCATGGACTTATAGCATGAGAATGGAACAACCTTACATGTCTTCACACTACCAACTCCTTGCTCATGCTGCTGCAGTTAAACTTTATAAAACAAAATATCAG GCTAGTCAAAAAGGCTTGATAGGCATCACCTTGAATTCTAATTGGTTCATACCGTTCTCAAACAAAACCATAGATGAAAAAGCTGCCCAACGAGCTCTTGATTTTCAATTTGGATG gttTATGGATCCACTAACAAAAGGAGATTATCCAAAATCCATGAGAACTTATGTAGGAAACAGGCTACCAAAATTCACTGAAGAGGAAGCAAAGATACTTATTGGTTCATATGATTTCATTGGAATAAATTACTACACTTCTAATTATGCTGCCCATTTAACCAAACCATTTGACAGAACCAAACCTCCTATGTATGCCACTGATCCCCAATGCGATATAACAT CTGAGCGTGATGGTAGACCCATTGGACAAAGG GCTGCTTCACATTGGCTATATGTATATCCAAAGGGAATTGAAAAGCTATTGTTGTACACAATGGAAAAGTATAACAACCCTTTAATTTACATCACAGAAAATG GTATGGATGAGTTTAATGATCCAACACTAACAGTTGAAGAGGCCCTTATGGATACTTACAGAATTGATTATTACTATCGCCATCTTTATCATGTTTTACAAGCAATCAA GGGTGGTGCGAATGTAAAAGGGTATTTTGCATGGACATTTTCGGATAACTTTGAATGGAACAGTGGCTATAATCAGCGTTTTGGACTTGTCTTCATTGACTACAAAGATAATTTGAAAAGACACCAAAAGCTTTCTGCTCGTTGGTTTGGGAACTTCCTCAAAAGAAATTGA